From the genome of Geobacter sp. SVR, one region includes:
- a CDS encoding fibronectin type III domain-containing protein, with amino-acid sequence MITLTPYIKSFMVDFTPAQDLDLSGYRTHVVHESDLTDGDFTPSDSNLVNHGPDTNFVVKVNRGGAWFVKIGAYDTFGEEVLNYSDLHSVVVASTDPLDVVPPETPVFDTSKTVSDLEGTGVFQTAYILLAWALTPVPSDFSNYLIRQKKRTESSWTEIQLDQSPTYKASNLVPGVSYDFQICAVDMWVNASAWSATYTVAAAIDTAAPATVGSISASAAFKTVFIKWAAVADLDLDYYELQISQASNFTAAETYECGTNSFNYTAEPDKTYYCRVRAVDYSGNIAAWSATASATTSLVTTVDIAALTIDATKIKDGSIDLGGAKITGLLANTNMEQITDPTKIADSLIKNEKLADLAVDAKKLANSSVTSDKIANAAVGTAAIQDAAITNALIANLAVGSAQIKDAAITNAKIGLLAVNSAQIADAAITNAKIGDAQINTAKIADAAITDAKINDLKADKITAGILDCDLLTVKNLKFSDVGGSISWTDAKITNKPASLADLNSTDNTKLSNADSNATSAISQLTTLTTNGGKLTYIDGTGAYLGTLNASKITAGTFVGGGIGINATNTPTVNLDGGAARITVNDGTRDRIYMGKLATGDYGIDIKDASGASVVKVSNSNGAVIQNATVGNLTVSGQGILCGTGNSAFKVWDAGSGNMNMYLGDYLGTKANYLYWNGSSLEIKAKVLMAPGSSIAWSDVNKTGASLSSIDSTASDKLAGITAGATVGADWTTNIGNKPTTLSGINSSEGTKLAGIAAGATVGADASNLSVGVSSNILRNAGFSNGSLDGWTTATNGTTNTVVGANLSGWYPTGGNAGYIHQTDANSGGTYYDLASSPFLVIPGERYEFYVYSGAHRANAMAFIYWYDSNGGYVGAGVGSWNSQEASGGVALSGYKQIGGFTTVPAGAAYGQFMLRKYPTQSGGDSWFFFTQAFVGKANAGQTTFSPWVPGTESAGSAGAISSTYIDGSNVFTCNVYANKIVGDTITGKTIQTSSVSTAPRVMMNTTTNAFEIYADAGSGSVGATPVAKFGLDTSNDLTLLQFSRKNTTSSNLVDGKSYAVTNIRSNIKRGFSIAGKCQDTLEAMITYSINDLMRIGGFFSVTDEDATSTGIGVVGIGQTNNISLVGYRGIGVAGAGKNFGVVGITNTLTTGADFLALGNGIWLSNVNVAYPAKLPDPATICMGTPNMCAMGWYKHSNGNYYPVYASNCGGAWHWRWMHDNSIGHAEGCPTP; translated from the coding sequence ATGATCACCCTAACGCCATACATAAAGTCTTTTATGGTTGATTTTACCCCTGCCCAGGATTTGGATCTGTCGGGGTATCGAACCCATGTAGTTCACGAATCAGACCTTACTGACGGAGATTTTACCCCTTCAGATAGCAACTTGGTCAACCACGGCCCTGACACAAATTTTGTAGTCAAAGTTAACCGAGGAGGTGCCTGGTTTGTCAAGATCGGCGCATACGATACTTTTGGGGAAGAGGTACTGAATTATTCTGATCTTCATTCAGTAGTCGTAGCCTCCACAGACCCTTTGGACGTAGTGCCGCCTGAGACTCCGGTATTTGATACGTCTAAGACGGTATCCGACTTAGAAGGCACAGGTGTCTTCCAAACAGCTTATATCCTCTTAGCCTGGGCATTAACCCCGGTACCCAGCGACTTCTCCAATTACCTCATAAGGCAGAAGAAGCGTACGGAATCCTCTTGGACAGAGATTCAGCTCGACCAATCCCCCACATACAAGGCGTCAAACCTCGTCCCCGGCGTCAGCTATGATTTCCAGATCTGCGCGGTGGATATGTGGGTCAACGCCAGTGCTTGGAGCGCCACATACACGGTGGCCGCAGCGATCGATACTGCTGCGCCTGCAACTGTAGGTAGCATAAGCGCCTCCGCAGCATTCAAGACGGTCTTCATCAAGTGGGCTGCGGTGGCCGATCTTGATCTGGACTATTACGAATTACAGATTTCCCAAGCGAGCAACTTCACTGCCGCCGAGACATATGAGTGTGGTACCAACAGCTTCAACTATACAGCAGAGCCAGATAAAACCTACTATTGCCGTGTTCGCGCCGTGGACTACTCGGGTAACATAGCCGCTTGGAGTGCAACCGCCTCTGCGACCACCTCCTTGGTAACCACCGTTGACATTGCCGCTTTAACCATTGATGCAACCAAGATAAAGGATGGCAGCATCGACTTAGGAGGAGCCAAGATTACGGGCCTGTTGGCAAATACCAACATGGAACAGATCACCGACCCCACCAAGATAGCAGACAGCTTAATCAAGAATGAGAAGCTGGCGGATTTGGCGGTTGATGCCAAAAAACTAGCCAATAGCAGCGTCACCTCTGACAAGATTGCCAACGCAGCAGTTGGAACGGCTGCTATCCAAGATGCAGCGATTACTAATGCCTTGATTGCAAATCTAGCTGTGGGCTCGGCTCAAATAAAAGACGCAGCTATTACAAATGCAAAGATTGGGCTCTTAGCGGTAAATTCTGCCCAAATAGCGGACGCAGCTATTACAAATGCAAAGATTGGTGACGCTCAGATCAACACGGCTAAAATAGCCGATGCTGCCATAACCGATGCCAAGATCAACGACTTAAAGGCTGACAAAATTACGGCAGGTATCTTGGACTGCGACTTGCTCACGGTGAAAAATCTAAAGTTTTCAGACGTAGGCGGAAGCATATCCTGGACCGACGCGAAGATCACCAATAAACCTGCGTCGCTGGCAGATCTTAACTCCACAGACAACACTAAGCTCTCCAACGCAGACTCTAATGCGACCAGTGCTATAAGCCAGTTGACCACGCTTACTACCAACGGCGGCAAGCTGACCTACATCGACGGCACTGGTGCATATCTTGGCACTCTGAACGCCAGCAAAATCACTGCCGGTACTTTCGTAGGAGGTGGGATCGGAATTAACGCAACAAATACTCCCACGGTAAATCTGGACGGCGGTGCTGCTCGGATTACAGTCAATGATGGTACTCGTGACCGGATTTACATGGGTAAGTTGGCTACCGGAGACTACGGCATCGATATCAAAGACGCTTCCGGTGCTTCGGTAGTCAAAGTTTCCAACAGTAACGGTGCGGTTATTCAAAATGCAACGGTGGGTAATTTGACGGTCAGTGGTCAAGGGATCCTCTGCGGTACCGGCAACAGCGCCTTTAAGGTGTGGGATGCCGGTTCGGGCAACATGAACATGTACCTGGGCGACTACCTGGGCACTAAGGCCAACTACCTGTACTGGAACGGGTCTTCTCTCGAAATCAAAGCCAAGGTATTGATGGCCCCGGGATCTTCTATCGCATGGTCTGACGTGAATAAGACCGGCGCATCCTTGTCTTCGATAGACAGTACCGCAAGTGACAAGCTGGCCGGTATAACGGCAGGAGCCACTGTAGGGGCGGATTGGACTACTAACATAGGTAATAAACCTACCACCTTATCAGGGATCAACTCCTCCGAAGGTACCAAGCTGGCCGGTATTGCAGCAGGAGCAACTGTAGGAGCGGACGCCAGCAACCTTAGTGTCGGAGTGTCCTCAAATATCCTCCGAAATGCCGGATTTAGTAACGGTAGTCTCGACGGTTGGACAACTGCTACCAACGGCACCACCAACACCGTTGTAGGTGCAAACCTCAGTGGTTGGTACCCTACTGGCGGTAATGCTGGCTACATCCACCAAACTGATGCGAACAGCGGCGGTACGTACTATGATCTCGCTTCCAGCCCGTTCTTGGTTATCCCAGGCGAACGGTACGAGTTTTATGTCTATTCTGGGGCGCATCGAGCAAATGCAATGGCGTTCATCTATTGGTATGACTCCAATGGCGGTTACGTAGGTGCCGGTGTAGGCAGTTGGAACTCTCAAGAAGCGTCGGGCGGGGTCGCTTTATCCGGTTACAAGCAGATTGGAGGTTTCACCACTGTCCCTGCTGGGGCTGCGTATGGCCAGTTCATGCTGAGAAAGTACCCCACTCAATCGGGCGGAGACTCCTGGTTTTTCTTCACTCAAGCTTTTGTTGGGAAGGCCAACGCAGGCCAGACTACGTTCAGCCCGTGGGTACCCGGTACAGAGTCTGCGGGTAGTGCAGGGGCTATCAGTAGCACTTACATAGACGGCTCGAACGTGTTCACCTGTAATGTCTACGCCAACAAGATTGTAGGTGACACCATCACAGGCAAGACAATCCAAACGTCTTCGGTCAGTACCGCGCCTCGGGTCATGATGAATACTACGACCAACGCATTTGAGATTTATGCAGATGCTGGGTCGGGGTCGGTTGGGGCCACTCCGGTTGCCAAATTCGGATTGGATACGTCTAACGACCTCACGCTGCTACAATTCAGCCGCAAGAACACTACTAGTTCTAACCTAGTCGACGGCAAATCCTATGCGGTCACGAACATCCGCTCGAACATCAAGCGGGGCTTTTCGATTGCCGGTAAGTGCCAGGACACCCTAGAAGCCATGATTACCTACTCGATCAATGACTTGATGCGTATCGGTGGGTTCTTCTCAGTGACTGATGAGGACGCCACCAGCACCGGGATCGGGGTTGTTGGCATAGGTCAGACTAACAATATCAGCCTGGTCGGTTATCGGGGGATTGGTGTTGCTGGGGCCGGTAAGAACTTCGGTGTTGTCGGTATAACCAACACTCTGACAACAGGTGCAGACTTCTTAGCTTTAGGTAACGGCATATGGCTGAGCAACGTGAACGTAGCGTACCCCGCCAAGCTACCAGATCCGGCTACGATCTGCATGGGTACGCCGAACATGTGCGCAATGGGTTGGTACAAACATTCTAACGGGAATTATTACCCGGTCTACGCATCTAACTGTGGTGGGGCTTGGCACTGGAGATGGATGCACGACAATAGCATTGGACATGCCGAAGGCTGTCCGACACCATAA
- a CDS encoding DUF4376 domain-containing protein, translating into MAQLNQVHPDDPRDDVYTGAVGYLELDSQGIPTGIWTDKWHGVKGTPGSLVPADTVEVDEEDLRAFATEHGRWKWDGSARVAYETSAEYSLQKAKSARRSEITDARNEEEVAPVMYLGKTFDADTTSIMRMMVVVQAAQMSLAAGQPFEVTWTCADNTTTDLDAAQMIGLMNVIMLRGETLHNKARDLKSRIDEASTLEDVKSIGW; encoded by the coding sequence ATGGCTCAATTGAACCAAGTACATCCGGATGATCCAAGGGATGACGTTTATACCGGGGCCGTTGGCTATCTTGAACTAGATAGTCAAGGGATTCCTACAGGGATCTGGACTGATAAATGGCACGGGGTTAAAGGTACTCCTGGGAGCCTTGTGCCTGCTGACACTGTTGAGGTGGATGAGGAGGATCTCCGGGCCTTTGCTACTGAGCACGGCAGGTGGAAGTGGGATGGTTCGGCTAGAGTAGCTTATGAGACTTCTGCGGAATACAGCCTGCAGAAAGCCAAGAGTGCCAGACGCAGTGAGATCACCGACGCGAGAAACGAAGAGGAAGTAGCCCCCGTTATGTACCTGGGCAAGACTTTCGATGCTGACACAACCTCGATCATGCGGATGATGGTCGTTGTGCAAGCCGCGCAGATGTCTCTCGCAGCAGGCCAACCGTTTGAGGTCACCTGGACCTGCGCCGATAACACCACAACCGATCTGGATGCGGCTCAGATGATAGGACTCATGAATGTGATAATGTTAAGGGGCGAAACCCTGCATAATAAGGCGCGAGATCTCAAGTCACGTATTGACGAAGCCTCTACTCTGGAGGATGTGAAGTCAATTGGTTGGTAA
- a CDS encoding tail fiber domain-containing protein, with protein sequence MQYSQYTVSVTKGSATVIGQPGCKFLANVAPGNAFKVKGSPVVYTVSEVTDDTTFILSVPFAEASTSSIQYQVTRDYTPNFGLAEINVGDQDWPTHLTQQTIRKIDAALGAIFIGAGSGNVVTNGSSTTVTATVAGDFREIKVGSYLTANGVSRTVVDKDFETNSTITVNAPVDWSNNGNGYSWTYSLGNAFRDAEINVGLAKTSAETAVVAAETATDAAGTATTKADIATDKAGEASDAAVAAADSAHDAEISEQAASASKTNAAASAHDAGVSAATAVDRAEAAKNSEDTAKCSEDSAAASAQAAKDSKDAAHLSEVAAAGSSQAAKDSKDAAHLSEVAAAGSAQDADESATDAASSARDAASSALSLSSALYSFRETFLGELATDPFVDGNGNPIKDGATYSNTVSGKIRVYIAETMTWDDYDKAAQAASSNANLSALSAAGSAGDALNSKRDAEAAAATATSKAGDAAGSALAAAGSAVAADGAAATATSKAGDAVGSAQAAAGSAVAAGQSAQAAAQSAVEAATVVAAGIPVASQTVRGGVKVDGITITITNETISAAVPAVSSLVQDTTHRFVTDTEKTTWNAKQNSLTAGVDYLTPSGQVQPDWNASTGKGAILNKPSFAIVATSGSYTDLSNKPTIPAAQVQSDWNAVAGMGTILNKPTLATVATSGSYNDLVNRPSLATVATTGSYTDLSNKPVIPAAQVQSDWNAVAGMGTILNKPTLATVATSGSYSDLANRPSLAAVATTGSYTDLSNKPVIPAAQVQSDWNAVAGMGQILNKPTLGTAAAKDVAPSGNASVSQVVLGNDTRLSDSRPASDVQAWAKTASKPTYTYSEVGAAASSHSHDYATHRGEGSNFIDNAYAVYDAYRGGWRASNDLYVAYAYSSGAVPASGISGQNGMWTSGARPGAYKLYRNDNDSAYNVQTTWEANKGGYWSLRGYNGDSFHADCYVAYAGQADYAGQGRTVYDNGAYSGAAAWREPSGMYVYYSARSSRANGNFYIDDNYGCSVVGVYNASKFQGVFAMGDAYKLPADGSSPGGMYGIAWSHPNAGGIAGYLSSHGALYCQGGNFMAAISTNIVCAGVFNNLSDERLKTNWRSLPDNFVERLAKVKYGVYDRTDIGVTQVGASAQSLQILLPEAVETASNEDQTLSISYGNAALVSAIKLAEEVVELKDRVTQLERIIAGKLGGI encoded by the coding sequence ATGCAGTACTCACAATACACAGTTTCTGTGACAAAAGGATCAGCTACTGTCATCGGACAGCCAGGATGTAAATTTTTAGCAAACGTGGCTCCTGGTAATGCCTTTAAGGTGAAAGGTTCACCTGTCGTTTACACTGTGTCAGAAGTAACAGATGATACTACATTTATTCTTAGCGTGCCTTTTGCTGAGGCTTCTACATCCTCTATCCAGTACCAGGTCACAAGAGATTATACTCCGAATTTTGGTCTTGCCGAGATAAACGTAGGCGATCAGGATTGGCCTACCCATCTGACTCAGCAGACCATTCGTAAGATCGATGCTGCTCTCGGCGCGATCTTCATCGGAGCTGGTAGCGGTAACGTAGTGACTAATGGTTCCAGTACTACTGTAACGGCTACCGTGGCGGGAGACTTCAGGGAGATAAAGGTAGGCTCATATCTTACTGCCAACGGCGTTTCTCGCACTGTTGTAGACAAAGATTTTGAAACCAATAGTACGATTACCGTCAACGCCCCTGTGGATTGGTCGAACAACGGTAACGGGTATTCCTGGACCTATAGCCTGGGCAATGCGTTTCGTGATGCCGAAATCAATGTAGGGTTGGCCAAGACGAGCGCTGAGACTGCCGTCGTTGCGGCAGAAACGGCCACTGATGCTGCGGGTACTGCAACTACCAAGGCCGATATTGCTACGGACAAGGCTGGGGAAGCCTCGGATGCGGCTGTTGCTGCTGCCGATTCCGCTCATGATGCCGAAATCAGCGAACAGGCTGCAAGCGCAAGCAAGACTAATGCTGCCGCTTCCGCTCATGATGCCGGTGTATCGGCTGCTACTGCCGTAGACCGCGCCGAGGCTGCGAAAAACAGCGAAGATACGGCTAAATGCAGTGAGGATAGTGCTGCAGCCAGTGCCCAGGCTGCAAAGGATAGCAAGGACGCTGCTCATTTATCGGAAGTGGCTGCTGCTGGCAGCTCTCAAGCTGCGAAGGATAGCAAGGACGCTGCTCATTTGTCGGAAGTGGCTGCCGCTGGCAGCGCTCAAGACGCGGACGAATCTGCTACTGACGCAGCTTCGAGTGCACGGGATGCCGCGTCGTCCGCTTTGTCTCTGTCATCTGCCTTGTACTCATTCCGGGAAACTTTTCTCGGTGAACTTGCAACCGACCCATTTGTCGATGGGAATGGTAACCCTATCAAGGACGGGGCCACCTACAGCAACACTGTCTCAGGCAAAATCCGGGTATACATCGCTGAAACCATGACCTGGGATGACTATGATAAAGCTGCCCAGGCTGCTTCCAGTAATGCAAACCTGAGTGCGCTGTCTGCGGCCGGCTCTGCCGGTGACGCTTTAAACAGTAAGAGGGATGCAGAAGCTGCTGCTGCGACCGCAACTTCTAAGGCTGGAGATGCCGCAGGGTCTGCCCTGGCAGCTGCGGGATCTGCTGTAGCCGCTGATGGTGCCGCTGCTACCGCAACTTCTAAGGCTGGAGATGCCGTGGGGTCTGCCCAGGCTGCTGCTGGGTCGGCTGTGGCCGCTGGTCAGTCTGCCCAGGCTGCTGCTCAGAGTGCAGTTGAGGCCGCTACCGTGGTCGCGGCCGGTATCCCTGTAGCTTCGCAGACTGTACGTGGTGGTGTGAAGGTTGACGGTATTACGATCACCATCACCAATGAGACGATCAGTGCGGCCGTGCCTGCAGTATCGAGCCTTGTTCAGGATACTACTCACAGGTTTGTGACGGATACTGAAAAAACCACATGGAATGCCAAACAGAATAGCTTGACTGCTGGAGTTGACTACCTAACGCCTTCCGGCCAAGTGCAGCCGGACTGGAATGCGTCAACCGGCAAGGGGGCGATCCTCAACAAGCCCTCCTTTGCGATTGTAGCTACCAGCGGTTCATATACCGATCTGTCGAACAAGCCGACGATCCCTGCAGCACAGGTGCAGTCTGATTGGAATGCTGTAGCGGGTATGGGGACTATTCTCAATAAACCGACTCTGGCCACCGTAGCGACGAGTGGATCTTACAACGACTTGGTGAACAGGCCTTCCCTGGCGACCGTCGCTACCACTGGTTCCTATACCGACCTGTCGAACAAGCCGGTAATACCGGCAGCACAGGTGCAGTCTGACTGGAATGCTGTAGCGGGTATGGGGACGATTCTAAACAAACCGACTCTGGCCACCGTAGCGACGAGTGGATCTTACAGCGACTTGGCTAATAGGCCCTCCTTGGCGGCCGTCGCTACCACTGGTTCCTATACCGACCTGTCGAACAAGCCGGTAATACCGGCAGCACAGGTGCAGTCTGACTGGAATGCTGTAGCTGGTATGGGGCAAATTCTGAACAAACCCACACTTGGCACGGCTGCGGCTAAAGACGTGGCTCCATCGGGGAATGCTTCGGTATCTCAGGTCGTTTTGGGCAATGACACGAGGCTTTCGGATTCCCGTCCCGCTTCGGATGTGCAGGCTTGGGCCAAGACGGCATCAAAGCCGACTTATACTTACTCTGAGGTCGGTGCCGCTGCCTCCTCCCACAGCCACGATTATGCTACACATCGAGGTGAAGGCAGCAACTTCATCGACAATGCCTACGCAGTCTATGACGCCTATCGTGGAGGGTGGAGGGCATCCAACGACCTGTACGTGGCCTACGCTTATAGTTCTGGAGCAGTTCCCGCGTCGGGGATCAGCGGCCAAAACGGTATGTGGACCTCAGGTGCCCGTCCCGGCGCTTACAAGTTGTACCGCAATGACAATGACTCTGCCTACAACGTGCAGACTACGTGGGAAGCCAATAAAGGCGGGTACTGGTCTTTGAGGGGGTATAACGGAGACTCTTTTCACGCCGATTGTTATGTTGCCTACGCTGGGCAGGCTGACTACGCCGGCCAGGGGCGCACCGTGTACGACAATGGCGCTTATTCTGGCGCGGCTGCGTGGCGCGAACCTTCTGGAATGTACGTATATTACTCCGCTAGATCGTCTAGGGCAAACGGCAACTTTTACATAGATGACAACTACGGATGCAGCGTCGTAGGAGTATATAACGCTTCCAAATTCCAAGGCGTGTTTGCTATGGGTGATGCCTACAAACTCCCGGCAGACGGCTCCTCTCCTGGAGGCATGTACGGTATAGCGTGGTCACACCCCAATGCCGGTGGAATCGCTGGGTACCTGTCATCCCACGGTGCCTTGTACTGTCAAGGCGGCAACTTCATGGCCGCGATATCCACCAATATTGTCTGCGCTGGCGTATTTAATAACTTGTCCGACGAACGTCTCAAGACAAACTGGAGAAGCCTGCCGGATAATTTCGTAGAGCGACTTGCCAAGGTTAAATACGGCGTATATGACCGCACAGACATTGGCGTTACCCAAGTAGGTGCTTCAGCTCAATCTCTCCAGATCCTGCTGCCGGAAGCAGTTGAAACTGCCTCTAACGAGGACCAGACACTTTCCATCTCTTACGGTAATGCCGCACTGGTATCAGCCATCAAGCTGGCTGAAGAGGTAGTCGAATTAAAAGATCGAGTGACACAGCTTGAGCGAATAATTGCAGGAAAGCTAGGGGGAATATAA